In the genome of Calothrix sp. PCC 6303, the window GTAAGGCTTTAGTTCTTACCTTTTTTTTAGATGGCTGGCATCGTTAGGTGTTAAGCCTGACCCGCCAACACAAAGACACTCCTTGCACTTTTTTTGACGTCTTTGTCTTCAGCCGAACGTTTTTTGTTACCTATGCAATCTCCATCCTCCTTTTCCGAGGCATCACGTCCTTTCTTAACTTGGCAACGTATTCTTGACTGGGCTCAAGAACACTATCGTTGTCGTACTTTCAGCAAAGATGAACGCGTTCCAGCCCGTCCTGGATTGCTTTATCTCGTGCAAAGAGGTGCGATTCGGATGGTGGGCACAGCCCAAGTCAGCGCAACTGCCAGTCAGTTAACATCTAGACGCATAAACAGAACCCCAGAAGAAGCCTTCTTGGGATTTGTGGGTGCCGGACAGCCATTTGAAATAGTTGCTCAGTCGCCTTTCACACTCCAAGCTTACGCCCACGTTGATCAAACTGCGGTGTTGTGGATGTACTGGCACGACCTAGATAACTGGCCCCATTTTCGCCGTGAAGTCATGGACGCGTTCAGATACCAACACCAGCGCAAGCTTTTGTGGTTGAGCGCTCTGGGACAACGCCGCACCATTGATAGGTTACTTGGATTCCTCACCTTGTTGATTGAGGAATATGGCGAACCCGCTATGAGCGATACTGATCCTGATGTAATCCGTGGCTATTGTTTGCCCTTCCCCCTCACCCATGCCCAAATTGGTAGTGCGATCGGTTCGACTCGCGTCACCGTAACTCGCTTGATGGGTAAACTACGCCAACGTGGTTTAATTTTGACCCAAGGTGATAATTTAATTTGCTTGCCAGCAGATTCAATTAACCGAGCTGGCTAAAATAGTTTGCAGCAGGTGTCAGCGAATATCGATTTATCTTGCCCGGATCAACGTATTCCTGACTCCTGTCCCAGCAAAAAGGTCAAACAACAAACTAAATCAAACAAAATTGTCGCTCAATTTAATCATCTTGCTTGGCTATCACAAGCAGATTGTTGATGTTGAGTGTGAACTAAAACTGGATGACCTCAATGTTCCATTAGTCGCTTTTACTAGAATGTTCTTCTGGGAGGATGAATGTTCTGAGTAAATAAGACAACGCAGCCCTGGTGTTTGCCTAAAGGTATGGGCTGAGTTGAACATTGAGGAATCACTTCAGCCCAGTCAGTATGTGAGCAATTCAACTACTATTTAATCCGAACAAATCCGGCTTTTGTGATCAATTCTTGTCCTTGATTGGTAAGAAGCAAATTAGCATAGGCTTCTCCAGCCTGCTGCTCTGTTTGAGCATTTTGTTTAATGATGACAAATAGCTGCCGAGTGATTGGATATTGGTTTTCTTGGCTTTGAAAAGCCTGTATATTAACTTGATTCCGTTTTTTGGGGCATTCGCTTAACGGTACAAACGGTTCTTGATAGGGCGGGATTAATTTATCCGGTTTGCGTCCTACGGGTAAAGGTTTTACCCCACATTGCCCAACGATCTCAGGCGCTGAAGCGTAGTAGATACCGCCAGATTTTTTACTAATATTTCGTAAAGCTTCGGTTGTGTCGGAGGTAAATTGAATATTTTTAGTCAATTTTTCCTTTCCCAAGACGTTTTTAACGAAGAATTCCACTGTACCCCCATCTTCAATGCTGCGAGAATAAGCAACTATTGGCAGATTTTTCTTACTACCTAGTTGATTCCAGTTTGTCAGTTTACCTGTGTAAATATCCCTAAGTTGGGCAAGTGTTAAGCCAGGTATATCTAAATTAGGATGAACTGCAACCGCTATTCCATCGACTGCAACTGGAATTTCTTTCAGAGTAAAGCCTTTTTGTTGTGCCTGTTGATATTCTTCTGCTTGTAATGAACGAGATGCTTGGGAAAAAACTAATTGGTTATCAATCAACATTCTAATCCCGGTATCTGTTCCTGGAGTACCTGTAACAGGAGCGGTATAGATTAATCCAAACTGAGGGTATACAGCTTTGATAATTGAGTCTACTTCAGCCCGAATTGGTGCCCAAGTGGTACTACCTCCATAGCGAAATAAGCCAGAGGGAACATTGCTAACTTTGGCGAACGTTGAGGAATCGCTTGGATTTGGCTTCTCAATATCAGTTTGGTTGTCAGTTTTGTTGCCAGAGTGCAAAATATTAGGAACACTAGTAGTTTGGGAAACCCAAAAGTAAACACCACCCACCAATGCTAATGTCATCGCCAAAGATGAAACTAGAATTACAGTTTCGTTTTTTTTAGTCATAAGTGATATGGGTGGTTTAGAGTCGTAATTGTTGAAATCTAGTCAGAGCATGAGATGGTAGATAACAATTTCCAATATTTCCCTGTTTTTGTCTAATCTTCAGTTAGGAATAAAATCAAAGCCAGTACCAGAACGGGTTCCCGGTGCAACCCTGACTAGTTGTACTGAAGCATTTCGATCCCCTGATGGCAGGAACCTAATTGTGCCAGAAGCACCTGTAGTTGAAAATTCAGTTGAAGAAAGGCTTTTTTGAATTCCGGTGCGACTGGGTTCAAGTTCTAAAGCTGCAATTAAAGCACGGGTAGCATCATATGCTAAAGCTGTTCGCCAATTTACATCAGCACCCCATAATTGCCGAGATACTTGAGGAAATTCGGATTTGGCATTCCCATCAATATGCCAAGGAATCGCTACCACCATACCTTCGGCTTGTTGCTTACTTATTTCTAGGGTTTTGAGGGAGTACATATCATCTCCGGCTAAGATAGGTAGTTTTTTCTGATTTACCTGCACAACCTGTAAAGCTTTATCAAGGGTGCTAACGTTACTAGCCAGCATAATTACTTCTGCACCTTGCCTTGCTGCTTGTTCGAGGCTTTTAGCTGCACTAAAATCTGGTTGAGAAAAATCAAATTCCCCTGATACCTGTCCACCTTCTAGGGATACTGAGGAAACAAATTCTGATTTTAGGGATTGACTGTAATTACTGGCAGAATTGAAGAATACGGCAACATTTTTTTTCTGAAGTTTTGTTGCCATGTGGTTCGCTAATGCTCTAGCAGCGATAAAGTCACTGGGAACGGTGCGGAAAACGTAGGGATTTTTCTGCTTGGAAATCTCAACTGAGGTGCTAACTGCGGATATAGCAACCAATTGCTCAGATTTGTAAATCTCTCCAGCGGCTAGTGTCACATCGCTGGAAAAATGACCTACAACTCCTAATATATCTTTGTTTTTAGCTAGGTCGGCAGCTAGAGTTTTGGCAATCTGAGGGTTATCATCGTCGTTAGCGATCGCTATTTTCAACAAAGTACCTTTAATCCCACCTTTGGCGTTAATGTCATTTTGTGCCTGGGCTACTCCCCGCAGCACTTCCAAAGCAACATTGGGTTCTGTGGAGAAGGGAACTGCAACTGCAATCCCATAATTTTCCCCTGCTTTGATTTTGGCATTATTCAAAGCAATCAAGGTTTCGGGATCATTGGGTTTGGCTTTGATTGCTGCTGATAAGTCGGTAATTGCTTGGTCATAATTTTGCTCTTTGAGGGCTTGAAATCCTTTCTTTTTTGAGTTTTCTGGCTCTCCAGGGGTGAAAATAGTCTCACCAAAACTAATTCTATTATTGTTCTTATTGAAACTTATTGGAGGTTTTTGAACTTCTGTGTTGGCGGCAATATCACCTCTCCTAAGCTGACGATCATAACCTCCCTCTGAATTTTTACCAGAAGTCAAATTAAATATCCAAAAACCAATACCAATTAAACCTAAAGTAATCAATAAAGCTAAAAGCAGAATTGTTGTTTCTTTCTTCTGCGACATAATCGAATTCTGACTCCTGAAATGAAAATTAGAGTATTTGTGATAGCAAGTTATATATCAGGCGAAATAGTGATGTAATGGCAATGGCGACTAATGCGGCTGCAACTGCAACCAAAATAACTGTGGGAATTGTAATAGAACCATGCAGTAGGGGGATAAAAAGTATAATTCCGAAGGTGATCCCCGGAATAATTAGTAGGTCTGAACCATCAACAATTCGTTGTCTTTGGAGAATTACCAACACAACTGTGATCAGCGAGGCAATGACAACTGCTGGGACGGCTGATTTCAGCAGGCTAAAAAGGACAATGGCAATTAGTCCACCTTGAAATCCACAAAAAGCCGCTCCTGTCAACATTTCCACTGTTGAAAAGGGCTGAATCTTGGATTGTGATGATTGTGCAGTTGGTGTAGCAGAATTATCCAGCGCACGCAAAACTTCAGCCGCTGACTGAAAGCGTTGATTGGCTGCTGATAATAACATTTTGTCCAGAATATCGGCTAGACGAGGCTTGATCTTGACATGCGATCGCCATTTGAATTCATTGTCACCAGAGTCAAATAGTTCGTTAGCTGGTTTTCCTGACATTAATGTAATAATCGTAACACCCAATGCATACAAATCTGTCGATGGAAAAACCTGACCACCTGCCATTTGTTCTGGTGGGGCAAATCCTAGGGAATAAATCCCAGTGGAGGGGGTAGAAGAAAGACTGGGGGAATTTGTAACTTGTTTGACAGCACCAAAATCCAGGAGATATAACTTTCCCGTGCGATCGCGCATAATATTTGATGGCTTAATATCGCGGTGGATAATATTCTTAAAGTGAACAAATTCCAGTACTTTGAGAACTTCCCGCAATACTTCTACTGCTTCCGACTCCGAGAAGTTCCCATTTTGAGCAAACTCTTCTTCCAGATTTTGCCCATCAATATATTCTTGAACCAAGTAAAAAAACTGATCTTTGTGTCCTGGTGGAGAACTTTCGACACTAACGGGAAAATAGGCGAATAATTCGGGTATTTGGTCATGTTGAGCGCCAATTTCCTCTAAAACAGTAGCTTCTCGCTCAAACAAATTTTGCGCTAACTGCAACTGATCTGGTGATAAAGTGACTGCGGGTTGAAATTGTTTGACAACACATTTCTTCATTCCTGGGGTATAGCGATCGCGTGCCAAAAAAGCTGCACCAAATCCACCTTTACCCAGTAATTTTGTTGGTATATAACGCCCCGCCAAAAATAGCGGCATTCCACAACTGGTACAATACTTTTGCGAAATATGTCGCAGGGTTGTATTGTCATCAAGATCCTGGAAATTATTTTGTGGGCGGGGACATTGGGGACGAGTGCAGTAAACTTCCATAATGTTAGTTAAACTAGTCCGAAGTCAAAAGCCAATGGTGGAAATCATCAGACGCGAAGAGTTTTGACCAAACACAAAGCAGATGTCGCGGAAAATAGACAAATTGAAACCCCCTGACTTCAATTATGAAGATTTTCCCAGCGATATGCTGCTGCGTCTAGCGCCAAGATTCTACCAGATTATCCCCACATCCTCTTCAATATCGAGAAGTTGACTGTTGACAACAGACAATTTTGATTATTCTTTTTCCGCACCAGATATATCAGCATTTAAACCGTTTACCACTAGTTCCCTAGGTGCCGATTTTAACACATCTTGATTCCATCCAGGAGTCGCAAACTGTGGTAAAATCTCACGACTAAAAGCCTCAGCCGCTTTAGAGCGGTAGCGGTTAGGATTATAAATTAGCCACAAAGTCCGTTTCACCACCACCCCTTCAATAGCTGCACTATGGAGAAATCCCATTTGTAGCTCTTTGGTAATAGCAGAAGTGGAGACAAAAGCGGCACCTAAACCCGATTGAACAGCATTTTTAATTGCCTCAATGGAGTTTAATTCCATTTCCACTCGAAAACGTCTCGCATCAATGTCACAGCGGGTTAATACCTGATCAATTACCTTGCGAATTGTAGATTGGGAATCCAGGGAGATAAATTGGAGTTTATATAAATCTTCTCTTTGAATCGTTTCCAGTTTGGCGAAGGGATGGTTAGTAGGTAAAATCAGTACTAATTCGTCCTCCGCATAGGGAACGATTTCCAGTGATTCCGACAATTCACCAGGTATTTCACCACCAATAATTGCCAAATCCACCTGTCCATTTGCCACACTCCAGGCTGTACGACGGGTAGAGTGGACATGTAGTTGGCAAGCCACATCCGGGTATTTTTGGCGAAACATCCCAATCATCCGGGGTAACAAATAGGTACCCGTGGTTTGGGAAGCACCAACAATTAAAGTACCTCCTTGGAGGTTTTGTAAATCCTCAACAGCGCGACAGGTTTCTTGACATAAACTGAGAATTTTTTCGCCATAATTTAGCAATAAATGACCAGCTTCAGTTAATTGAGCACGTCGTCCACCACGATCAAACAAGGGAACATCCAACTGTCGCTCTAAGTTTTGCACTTGCAAACTCACAGCAGGTTGGGACACATAAAGACTATCAGCAGCACGCTTAAAACTCCCTTCTGCGGCGATCGCTTTCAGGATGCGTAACTGATCTAAAGTAAAAGGAAGGTCAGACATAAGGCTCAACCTACAAACTCTGAACGGAGCAGTATTGCAATGGAAATATCTGTGTCAGTTGATTTTGGCACAGTGGGAAGCATTGCATCTTCAACTGAGACTCAACTAAAGGTGATTTAATATTGGAAACTGAAATGGGAGTAGATAGTAAAGCAACATCTTGAGTAAAGCCTCCTTTTGTGGACTTTGTGATATTTTTTGTACTGGGATTGAGTTTTCGTGATTCTTACTTCACGTATTTTTGGGTAGATTATTTTTTGGATATGTATTTTACTATGATGCTGCCAACTTGGTTAACTCCTAGTCATTTTGTCATGCTAGGGTTACAAATTATTTTTGCGATCGCTCATAGCGGGGGAGCAGCTTTACGTCCTTGGGCAGAAAAAAAAATTGGTGCAAGACTGTACCGTGTTTTTTTCGCCTTGGTCAGCTTACCTTTAGCTACGATTTTAATTATCTACTTTTTTAACCACCGCTACGATGGTTTGCAGCTTTGGCAAGCACAAAGTATACCTGGAATCCAAAACCTAGTTTGGGTATTTTCAGCAATTTCGTTTTTATTTTTGTATCCTGCCACATTCAATCTACTAGAAATTGCAGCCATTCAAAAGCCCCAAGTTAATTTGTATGCAACTGGGATCATTCGCATTACCCGTCATCCTCAAATGGTGGGACAGGTAATTTGGTGTATTGCCCATACACTTTGGTTAGGTACAACTTTCACCTTAGTTACTTCCCTCGGATTGATTTTGCACCATACATTTGGAGTATGGCATGGAGATCGTCGGCTATATCAGCGCTATGGTGACGCTTTTACCGAAGTCAAACAGCATACTAGCATTATCCCCTTTCTCGCCGTCATTGATGGTCGCCAATCATTGAAATGGCAAGAATTTATTCGTCCTGCTTATTTGGGAGTCACCATATTTGTACTGGTGTTTTGGTGGCTGCACCCTCTGCTAATTTCGTCAACTAGTAGGATACAATTTTAGTCCTGACACAGCGATTCTTGACTATATGGCTTACTTAAGAAATAAAGAGGGGATCATTATTATCAATTGCTACCAAATGGATGTAATATAGACTGGTGTAGCTAATCATTCGGGGGTGCAGATACTCAGTTTGCAACTTGATCTTATGATTAACGATTAACATCAAAAGCCAGATTAGCTAGCTTCCTGCTGACAGCATCCCGGCTTTAAAATCGTGATCTCCAAATGTCAAGATTTCAAATGATTCTCATAAATAAGGTGCAACTTGACACCAAATGCCAAATCAGAGTGGAAATATTGACGTATTTCTATTTTCTATCTTGACCATTTATCTTCTAGGTAACTTTCAAAACTTCTAGATAAATCTCCCATCATTTCTGTGAACAGTTAATTATCAACTGTCCATAGCATTTTCAGATGAGATAACCCCTAAATTCGCATCCCCGAAGATAGCTCAATTA includes:
- a CDS encoding Crp/Fnr family transcriptional regulator, which gives rise to MQSPSSFSEASRPFLTWQRILDWAQEHYRCRTFSKDERVPARPGLLYLVQRGAIRMVGTAQVSATASQLTSRRINRTPEEAFLGFVGAGQPFEIVAQSPFTLQAYAHVDQTAVLWMYWHDLDNWPHFRREVMDAFRYQHQRKLLWLSALGQRRTIDRLLGFLTLLIEEYGEPAMSDTDPDVIRGYCLPFPLTHAQIGSAIGSTRVTVTRLMGKLRQRGLILTQGDNLICLPADSINRAG
- a CDS encoding PstS family phosphate ABC transporter substrate-binding protein translates to MTKKNETVILVSSLAMTLALVGGVYFWVSQTTSVPNILHSGNKTDNQTDIEKPNPSDSSTFAKVSNVPSGLFRYGGSTTWAPIRAEVDSIIKAVYPQFGLIYTAPVTGTPGTDTGIRMLIDNQLVFSQASRSLQAEEYQQAQQKGFTLKEIPVAVDGIAVAVHPNLDIPGLTLAQLRDIYTGKLTNWNQLGSKKNLPIVAYSRSIEDGGTVEFFVKNVLGKEKLTKNIQFTSDTTEALRNISKKSGGIYYASAPEIVGQCGVKPLPVGRKPDKLIPPYQEPFVPLSECPKKRNQVNIQAFQSQENQYPITRQLFVIIKQNAQTEQQAGEAYANLLLTNQGQELITKAGFVRIK
- a CDS encoding ABC transporter substrate-binding protein — encoded protein: MSQKKETTILLLALLITLGLIGIGFWIFNLTSGKNSEGGYDRQLRRGDIAANTEVQKPPISFNKNNNRISFGETIFTPGEPENSKKKGFQALKEQNYDQAITDLSAAIKAKPNDPETLIALNNAKIKAGENYGIAVAVPFSTEPNVALEVLRGVAQAQNDINAKGGIKGTLLKIAIANDDDNPQIAKTLAADLAKNKDILGVVGHFSSDVTLAAGEIYKSEQLVAISAVSTSVEISKQKNPYVFRTVPSDFIAARALANHMATKLQKKNVAVFFNSASNYSQSLKSEFVSSVSLEGGQVSGEFDFSQPDFSAAKSLEQAARQGAEVIMLASNVSTLDKALQVVQVNQKKLPILAGDDMYSLKTLEISKQQAEGMVVAIPWHIDGNAKSEFPQVSRQLWGADVNWRTALAYDATRALIAALELEPSRTGIQKSLSSTEFSTTGASGTIRFLPSGDRNASVQLVRVAPGTRSGTGFDFIPN
- a CDS encoding serine/threonine-protein kinase; protein product: MEVYCTRPQCPRPQNNFQDLDDNTTLRHISQKYCTSCGMPLFLAGRYIPTKLLGKGGFGAAFLARDRYTPGMKKCVVKQFQPAVTLSPDQLQLAQNLFEREATVLEEIGAQHDQIPELFAYFPVSVESSPPGHKDQFFYLVQEYIDGQNLEEEFAQNGNFSESEAVEVLREVLKVLEFVHFKNIIHRDIKPSNIMRDRTGKLYLLDFGAVKQVTNSPSLSSTPSTGIYSLGFAPPEQMAGGQVFPSTDLYALGVTIITLMSGKPANELFDSGDNEFKWRSHVKIKPRLADILDKMLLSAANQRFQSAAEVLRALDNSATPTAQSSQSKIQPFSTVEMLTGAAFCGFQGGLIAIVLFSLLKSAVPAVVIASLITVVLVILQRQRIVDGSDLLIIPGITFGIILFIPLLHGSITIPTVILVAVAAALVAIAITSLFRLIYNLLSQIL
- a CDS encoding LysR family transcriptional regulator, with amino-acid sequence MSDLPFTLDQLRILKAIAAEGSFKRAADSLYVSQPAVSLQVQNLERQLDVPLFDRGGRRAQLTEAGHLLLNYGEKILSLCQETCRAVEDLQNLQGGTLIVGASQTTGTYLLPRMIGMFRQKYPDVACQLHVHSTRRTAWSVANGQVDLAIIGGEIPGELSESLEIVPYAEDELVLILPTNHPFAKLETIQREDLYKLQFISLDSQSTIRKVIDQVLTRCDIDARRFRVEMELNSIEAIKNAVQSGLGAAFVSTSAITKELQMGFLHSAAIEGVVVKRTLWLIYNPNRYRSKAAEAFSREILPQFATPGWNQDVLKSAPRELVVNGLNADISGAEKE
- a CDS encoding NnrU family protein, with translation MMLPTWLTPSHFVMLGLQIIFAIAHSGGAALRPWAEKKIGARLYRVFFALVSLPLATILIIYFFNHRYDGLQLWQAQSIPGIQNLVWVFSAISFLFLYPATFNLLEIAAIQKPQVNLYATGIIRITRHPQMVGQVIWCIAHTLWLGTTFTLVTSLGLILHHTFGVWHGDRRLYQRYGDAFTEVKQHTSIIPFLAVIDGRQSLKWQEFIRPAYLGVTIFVLVFWWLHPLLISSTSRIQF